Proteins found in one Polyodon spathula isolate WHYD16114869_AA chromosome 10, ASM1765450v1, whole genome shotgun sequence genomic segment:
- the LOC121321937 gene encoding RING finger protein nhl-1-like — MFDREGSFLRAFGSYGNSEGEFDCLAGVTVNSQGWIIIADRYNHRIQIFDNEGRFIRKFGQEGAGDGQLSYPWGVATDRLGLIYICDKDNHRVQVFTLDGCYVRKFGQLGNREDQLEHPHYLAFSPEQKIVISDSGNHRIVVYDKDGRFLLKIGSEGTATGQFKYPRGVAVDCKGNIIVGDSGNNRIQIFHRDGTFLKAFGSWGTGDGQLKGLEGLALQNGNIIVSDRENHRIQIF; from the coding sequence ATGTTTGATCGTGAAGGCAGTTTTCTGAGAGCGTTTGGTTCCTATGGCAACAGTGAAGGAGAATTTGACTGCTTGGCTGGTGTCACAGTCAACAGCCAAGGATGGATCATCATCGCAGACCGGTACAATCACAGGATTCAGATCTTTGATAACGAAGGGCGTTTCATCCGTAAGTTTGGCCAGGAAGGTGCAGGCGACGGCCAGCTCAGTTATCCCTGGGGAGTGGCCACCGATCGGCTTGGGCTTATTTACATCTGTGACAAGGACAACCATCGTGTCCAAGTCTTCACTTTGGATGGGTGTTACGTACGGAAGTTCGGCCAGCTAGGCAACAGGGAGGACCAGCTAGAGCATCCGCACTACCTGGCCTTCTCTCCTGAGCAGAAGATCGTTATAAGCGACAGTGGAAACCACAGGATAGTGGTGTATGATAAGGATGGACGGTTCTTGCTAAAGATTGGATCGGAAGGCACAGCTACAGGTCAGTTCAAGTACCCGCGAGGCGTTGCAGTGGATTGCAAAGGAAACATAATAGTTGGGGACAGTGGGAATAACAGGATACAGATTTTTCACCGTGATGGCACCTTCTTGAAAGCGTTTGGCAGCTGGGGCACAGGGGATGGGCAGTTAAAGGGCCTGGAGGGGCTGGCTTTGCAAAATGGGAATATAATCGTCAGTGATCGAGAGAACCACCGAATCCAGATATTCTAA